The nucleotide sequence TGCTGGTTGATGAGAGCGACCCGGGAATCGGTCCACTGGGCTTCGTCTGGGTCGAGCTCTACGGCCCCGAGCTGGAGCATCTCTTTGTCAAGAGCCTGCACGTGGCCGAGGCTTATCGGCAGCGTGGCTTCGGTCGGCGGCTGCTTGACGAGGGGCTCAAGTGGGGCCTTGACCGCCGCGCCGATCGGGCGATGGCCTGGGTGGACGAGGATGACCGGCGGCTCAGGCGGCTCATCGAGTCGGTCGGTTTCTACTTCAGCGGGGATGAAGAAGTGCACCTGATCAGACGCGGGGAATGAGGCCGACGGCCGCGCCAGTCGGGCATAGGCTCCGCCGGACCATGGCACACTAGGGCCAAAGTCCTTGAAAGGGGCGAGGCCTAAGTGCCAGGAGTGAAGTGCACCATCGACAACTGCCATTACTGGGTCCCGGGGAACGAATGTCAAGCTCGGGAGATCCTCATCACCAATGACGCCGTCGCGGCGAAGCTGCCCAACCGTTATGACGCCAAGGAGGTCGACTCGATCGTCAACGTGATCGGCGAGAGCCCGGCCTCGACGTGCACGGATACCTGCTGCAAGACCTTCGAGCAGGGGGGGAGCAAGCGGGGCCAGGGCGGCGGGGGCTAGGGCGGCGGGGGCCAGGGCGGCGTGCAGAGCCGCGGTGGCAATCAGGGCCGCATGAGAGTCTGAAGCAATTCAGGAGAGCTGAGTCAATCGCCCATCGATCTTACGGACGGCCCGCCTAGCGGGTC is from Bacillota bacterium and encodes:
- a CDS encoding DUF1540 domain-containing protein; translation: MPGVKCTIDNCHYWVPGNECQAREILITNDAVAAKLPNRYDAKEVDSIVNVIGESPASTCTDTCCKTFEQGGSKRGQGGGG